One Deltaproteobacteria bacterium DNA segment encodes these proteins:
- a CDS encoding flavin reductase produces MAIDAQELRRVMGHFVTGVTVITTQDKEGAPQGLTANAFMSLSLDPPLVIISVDKKATCYACFEPGNGYTVNYLAEDQEEISKRFATKGVDKFADLKWQAGSNGAAVLDGVLGSVECKITDCYDGGDHTIVVGEILNVAANGDRPLVFFKGKYQRLPAS; encoded by the coding sequence ATGGCAATTGATGCGCAAGAACTCCGCCGGGTGATGGGCCATTTCGTCACTGGCGTCACCGTCATCACGACCCAAGACAAAGAAGGCGCGCCGCAAGGCTTGACCGCCAACGCCTTCATGTCGTTGTCTCTCGATCCGCCGTTGGTGATCATCAGCGTCGACAAGAAGGCTACTTGTTACGCTTGTTTCGAGCCTGGTAACGGCTACACGGTCAATTACTTGGCCGAAGATCAAGAAGAAATCTCCAAACGCTTCGCCACCAAGGGCGTCGATAAATTCGCCGACTTAAAATGGCAAGCCGGCAGCAACGGCGCGGCGGTGCTCGACGGCGTGCTCGGATCGGTGGAATGCAAAATCACCGACTGTTACGACGGTGGCGATCACACGATTGTCGTCGGCGAGATTCTCAACGTCGCCGCCAACGGCGACCGGCCGCTGGTTTTCTTCAAAGGCAAATATCAAAGACTGCCGGCTTCGTAA